In Herpetosiphonaceae bacterium, the following are encoded in one genomic region:
- a CDS encoding family 10 glycosylhydrolase — translation MSTQTIWIKRQLRAAWIATVTNINWPSAPGLSIDQQKQELIRLLDSSRQMGMNAVILQIRPTDDTFYPSTINPWSKYLTGTPGKHPGYDPLAFAISAAHARNLEFHAWFNPYRVSMDTNLNALASTSWARLNPQYVVSYGGKLWYDPGHPAVRKHVVDSIVEVVRNYDIDAVHFDDYFYPYPSGSTEFPDNTTYQTYGASQFPVKADWRRHNVNTLVREVSIAVKQAKAYVKFGISPFGIWRNRSTDPTGSDTSGFQAYDGIYADSRTWIRQGWLDYIAPQIYWSFGYAPAAYEKLVTWWTTEVRGYRVKLYIGHAAYKIGNDTAAWDNPDELPNQLAYNLQFPETMGSMLYNIDSVIANPLGFRDRLTNDIWRYPALVDPYLWIDSTAPSAPNAVAATRSASGVRVDWTSTASDDTAFAVYRFNPGEAVSLADPAKILVVQRATTSTTQSYLDTRAAVGSAYTYVVTALDRLHNESAASNALSAPAN, via the coding sequence GTGTCAACGCAGACCATCTGGATCAAACGTCAGTTACGGGCAGCCTGGATCGCCACTGTAACCAACATCAACTGGCCGTCGGCTCCCGGCTTATCGATCGATCAGCAAAAGCAGGAGCTGATTCGCCTGCTGGATTCGTCGAGGCAGATGGGCATGAATGCGGTGATTCTGCAAATTCGTCCCACCGACGATACCTTCTACCCATCGACGATCAACCCGTGGTCGAAGTATCTGACCGGCACGCCTGGCAAGCATCCCGGCTACGATCCGCTGGCCTTTGCGATCTCGGCTGCTCATGCCCGGAATCTTGAATTTCATGCCTGGTTCAATCCATATCGCGTCAGCATGGATACGAACCTGAACGCGCTGGCATCGACAAGCTGGGCGCGACTCAACCCGCAGTATGTGGTCAGCTACGGCGGGAAGCTCTGGTACGATCCCGGCCATCCGGCAGTGCGCAAGCATGTGGTCGATAGCATTGTGGAAGTGGTGCGCAACTACGACATCGACGCCGTCCACTTCGACGACTATTTCTATCCGTATCCGTCCGGCAGCACTGAGTTTCCTGACAACACGACGTATCAGACCTATGGCGCAAGCCAGTTTCCGGTCAAGGCCGACTGGCGACGTCATAACGTCAACACGCTGGTGCGCGAGGTTTCCATCGCGGTCAAGCAGGCCAAGGCGTATGTCAAGTTTGGCATTAGCCCGTTCGGCATCTGGCGCAACCGTTCCACCGATCCGACCGGCTCGGATACGTCGGGCTTTCAGGCGTACGATGGAATCTATGCCGACTCCCGCACCTGGATTCGTCAAGGCTGGCTCGACTATATCGCGCCGCAGATCTACTGGAGCTTCGGCTATGCTCCTGCCGCCTATGAAAAGCTGGTAACATGGTGGACCACCGAAGTGCGTGGCTATCGGGTCAAGCTCTACATTGGTCATGCCGCGTACAAGATCGGCAACGATACCGCCGCGTGGGATAATCCCGACGAGCTGCCGAACCAGCTCGCCTACAACCTGCAATTTCCTGAAACCATGGGCAGCATGCTCTACAACATCGACAGCGTGATCGCGAATCCGCTTGGCTTCCGCGACCGCCTGACCAACGACATATGGCGCTATCCGGCGCTGGTTGATCCGTATCTCTGGATCGACAGCACGGCTCCCAGCGCGCCGAACGCGGTGGCGGCGACGCGATCGGCAAGCGGGGTGCGGGTGGACTGGACCAGCACGGCCAGCGATGACACCGCGTTTGCCGTGTATCGCTTCAACCCTGGCGAGGCGGTGAGCCTTGCCGATCCGGCCAAGATCCTGGTTGTTCAGCGCGCCACGACAAGTACGACGCAGAGCTACCTGGATACGCGCGCCGCCGTGGGCTCCGCCTACACCTATGTCGTGACGGCGCTGGATCGGCTGCATAACGAGAGCGCGGCCAGCAATGCGCTTTCCGCACCCGCCAATTAG
- a CDS encoding ROK family transcriptional regulator, whose amino-acid sequence MSQTQKSDRALMKQSNQSLVLQLIQRRGPISRKAIATVSGLSPASVTGITGELITRGLVHEVGEADGDGRAGRRAVLLRLNPHAGFVVGVKLTTQSVDCVLTDLDANILQAASTPLRFDDNTAPSQVSYAPHAMIEATIQAVEHLLSMTEIDRKRLLGMGVGVNGIVDANTGVSHFAPHYGWRNVPLADPLAAHFGIPVYLENDARTLTIAEQWFGAARGVDHFAAVAVGHGIGAGVVTNGRIYRGALGGAGEFGHTVLQPDGPPCSCGRRGCVEALAAAPAIMRQIEEALARGEPSLLGATEQRTMQHVADAADRGDELARRVLAAAGHWLGVGVSSLVNILNPQLLIITGEAVQCGRWYFEPMEATLRALAFDGLAETLRIHIEPADNNMWARGAACVVLNALFTSPMHQPHPAFHPDTRALALP is encoded by the coding sequence ATGAGTCAGACACAGAAGAGTGACCGGGCACTGATGAAACAGAGCAATCAGTCCCTAGTCTTGCAACTCATCCAGCGCCGCGGCCCGATCTCGCGCAAGGCGATTGCCACAGTCTCAGGACTCAGCCCGGCGTCGGTGACGGGCATTACCGGCGAGCTGATCACGCGCGGTCTTGTCCACGAGGTCGGCGAGGCCGATGGGGATGGACGGGCGGGTCGCCGCGCTGTCCTGCTTCGCCTGAATCCGCACGCTGGCTTTGTCGTCGGCGTCAAGCTCACAACGCAATCCGTAGACTGTGTGCTCACCGATCTTGATGCCAATATCCTCCAGGCGGCCAGCACACCCCTGCGGTTCGACGACAACACCGCTCCTTCTCAGGTATCGTACGCACCCCATGCGATGATCGAGGCAACCATTCAAGCGGTTGAGCACCTGCTGTCGATGACGGAGATCGACCGCAAACGACTTCTGGGGATGGGAGTCGGAGTCAATGGCATTGTCGACGCCAACACGGGCGTCAGCCACTTCGCGCCGCACTACGGCTGGCGCAACGTCCCACTCGCCGATCCGCTCGCGGCGCACTTCGGCATTCCAGTCTATCTCGAAAACGATGCCCGGACGCTCACCATTGCCGAGCAGTGGTTTGGGGCGGCGCGCGGGGTCGATCATTTCGCTGCCGTGGCCGTCGGGCACGGGATTGGCGCAGGGGTTGTCACGAACGGTCGGATATATCGTGGCGCGCTTGGCGGCGCTGGCGAGTTCGGCCATACCGTCCTCCAGCCGGATGGCCCGCCATGCTCGTGCGGAAGGCGCGGCTGCGTCGAGGCGCTCGCGGCTGCACCCGCGATCATGCGACAGATCGAGGAGGCCCTTGCACGGGGCGAGCCAAGCTTGCTTGGCGCAACGGAACAACGAACCATGCAGCACGTCGCGGACGCTGCGGATCGTGGTGATGAGCTTGCCCGGCGCGTGCTAGCGGCAGCCGGTCACTGGCTTGGAGTCGGCGTGTCCAGCCTGGTGAATATTCTCAATCCCCAGCTGCTGATCATCACCGGCGAGGCCGTGCAGTGCGGACGCTGGTATTTTGAGCCGATGGAGGCCACGCTGCGTGCCCTCGCCTTCGACGGCCTGGCCGAGACGCTCCGAATTCATATCGAGCCTGCCGACAATAACATGTGGGCACGGGGTGCCGCCTGTGTTGTCCTGAATGCGCTCTTCACCTCACCGATGCACCAGCCCCATCCTGCGTTCCATCCTGATACGCGCGCATTGGCGCTGCCCTGA
- a CDS encoding bacterial transcriptional activator domain-containing protein has protein sequence MDIAQRQPRETGRAPEHVMWTGAGHDEASWPIMICLLGNFRLFRAGEFVPIRAGGKREALLAQLALHAGRRVSRERLVHAIWPTRDRALGLNSLNNLVHSLHKHLGHALHDAAPVLHEDGYYRLNVEAGIGVDVTCFDSLVETGDCKMQRGNACVAVECYRRAAALYRDDLCLAADAPTIVERERLRARYLWVLAQLSDQAYRTGDYHGALEHLWRLLARDPYREDAHRLVMRCYVRRGERAAALHQFQVCVALLRDEFDAPPEPATVALFDQIRLQPDLL, from the coding sequence ATGGATATTGCTCAGCGACAACCACGAGAAACGGGGCGCGCTCCGGAGCACGTGATGTGGACCGGCGCGGGCCATGACGAGGCATCGTGGCCGATCATGATTTGCTTGCTGGGCAATTTTCGCCTGTTCCGAGCGGGCGAGTTTGTGCCCATCCGTGCCGGTGGCAAGCGCGAGGCGCTCCTGGCGCAGCTCGCGCTCCACGCGGGACGGCGAGTTTCGCGCGAGCGACTCGTGCATGCGATCTGGCCCACCCGTGATCGCGCCCTCGGCCTCAACTCGCTTAATAATCTGGTCCATAGCCTCCACAAGCACCTCGGCCACGCGCTGCATGACGCAGCGCCCGTCCTTCACGAGGACGGCTATTACCGGCTCAACGTCGAAGCAGGCATCGGCGTCGATGTAACGTGCTTCGACAGCCTGGTTGAAACCGGCGACTGTAAGATGCAGCGGGGCAATGCCTGTGTTGCGGTCGAGTGCTATCGCCGCGCCGCCGCGCTGTATCGCGACGATCTATGTCTGGCAGCGGATGCACCGACGATCGTGGAGCGCGAGCGCTTGCGGGCACGCTACCTGTGGGTGCTGGCGCAATTGAGCGATCAGGCCTATCGCACGGGCGATTACCATGGGGCGCTTGAGCATCTCTGGCGCCTGCTGGCCCGCGATCCCTATCGGGAGGACGCCCACCGTCTGGTGATGCGCTGCTATGTGCGGCGCGGCGAGCGCGCGGCGGCGCTGCACCAGTTCCAGGTTTGCGTCGCTCTGCTGCGCGATGAGTTCGATGCACCACCAGAGCCAGCCACGGTCGCATTGTTTGACCAGATTCGGCTACAGCCGGACCTTCTTTAA
- a CDS encoding extracellular solute-binding protein, translating to MFNLRNSFVPRLMLLIAVVALLAACGSASPGTSSTGASPGASPASSGSAAASEAASPPAAASAATGEPVTIRYLTPGQETEGLESVISTLSKSYTEQHPNVTYEHEVAPQTDLIQRVQLLAGSNNLPTMFAYESGAPLLPLIEAKKVLDVEKTFTELGIFDQLNPATVALLKSLVNDQGLYAIPVELNIEGFWYNKKLFADNGLQEPKTWDELLQVAEALHAKGIQPFSASGQQGWPLTRLINGYAIRKYGPDVMERVAQGELKLTDPGFIEAAKIVQDMGTKGYFGEGVATIDYDTAVDQFLQGTAAMLYMGSWELRTFNDPARNQIGAENVGLFNIPTVDGGAGTADAWSMNAGLTRSFSQAAYDANPQAVGDWIKGVFSQYGQQAADAGLVTGFTVANPPTNQPELTKMVVQQIAGAKTGVLWFEARFDPEATTLSQTNAALLATGDMTPEQFMTDLQQALDS from the coding sequence ATGTTCAACCTCAGAAACAGCTTCGTTCCGAGGCTCATGCTCCTGATCGCCGTGGTCGCCCTGCTCGCTGCGTGTGGGAGCGCCTCACCCGGTACCTCGTCCACCGGCGCGTCCCCGGGCGCGTCGCCAGCATCCTCAGGCAGCGCGGCAGCATCCGAGGCTGCGTCGCCGCCCGCCGCCGCATCCGCCGCCACCGGCGAGCCGGTCACGATCAGGTACCTGACGCCCGGACAAGAGACGGAAGGCCTGGAGAGCGTGATTAGCACGCTGTCCAAGTCGTACACCGAACAACATCCCAATGTAACCTATGAGCACGAAGTCGCACCCCAGACTGACCTGATCCAGCGCGTGCAACTGCTGGCCGGAAGCAATAACTTGCCCACGATGTTCGCGTACGAGTCCGGCGCGCCGCTGCTGCCGCTGATTGAGGCCAAGAAGGTGCTCGACGTCGAAAAAACGTTCACGGAGCTTGGGATCTTCGACCAGCTCAACCCGGCGACGGTCGCGCTGCTGAAGAGTCTGGTTAACGATCAAGGACTGTATGCGATCCCGGTTGAGCTGAACATCGAAGGATTCTGGTACAACAAAAAGCTGTTCGCCGATAACGGCCTTCAGGAGCCGAAAACATGGGATGAGCTGCTACAGGTCGCCGAAGCGCTTCATGCGAAAGGCATCCAGCCCTTCTCGGCATCCGGCCAGCAGGGCTGGCCGCTCACCCGGCTGATCAACGGCTACGCGATTCGCAAATACGGCCCCGACGTGATGGAGCGGGTGGCGCAGGGCGAGCTGAAGCTGACCGATCCGGGGTTTATCGAGGCAGCGAAGATCGTGCAAGACATGGGCACCAAGGGCTATTTCGGCGAAGGTGTCGCCACGATCGATTACGACACGGCGGTTGATCAGTTCCTGCAAGGCACTGCCGCTATGCTCTACATGGGTAGCTGGGAACTGCGGACGTTCAACGATCCCGCACGCAACCAGATCGGCGCGGAAAATGTTGGCCTCTTCAACATTCCAACCGTCGATGGCGGCGCGGGAACAGCCGATGCGTGGTCGATGAACGCCGGTCTGACGCGGTCGTTCTCCCAGGCGGCCTACGATGCGAATCCCCAGGCCGTTGGCGACTGGATCAAAGGGGTCTTTAGCCAGTACGGCCAGCAAGCCGCCGACGCCGGCCTGGTGACAGGCTTTACGGTTGCCAATCCGCCGACCAACCAGCCGGAACTCACCAAGATGGTCGTGCAGCAGATTGCGGGAGCCAAGACCGGCGTGCTGTGGTTCGAAGCCCGCTTCGATCCCGAAGCGACGACGCTGTCGCAGACCAACGCCGCGCTGCTGGCGACGGGCGACATGACCCCTGAGCAATTCATGACCGACTTGCAGCAGGCACTGGATTCATAA
- a CDS encoding sugar ABC transporter permease, whose product MEKVLRDPKAVLVFVGPALLVYALVLLIPIVWSIGYTFFEGSAISGFTFVGFANFVRLMQDRRFWNALWFSTKYMLVVSSGQVLLGLLLALLFHFYLKRASSVVRTLVFFPVVLPTVAVAAIFSKLFAIAPQYGIVNAVLELFGLQAVSWLGRGTTAFWVLAIMDIWRAMGFYAVLLYAGLVDIPGDILEAASLDGAKGWRLVQFIVLPLLVPLLISSLIFSMNGTLKVFDSVLALTNGGPGQATTPLTLYMYRASFQNNQYGYGSTVALMLTLYCLLVSLLAFRFARRDVA is encoded by the coding sequence GTGGAGAAAGTATTGCGTGATCCGAAAGCCGTACTGGTATTCGTCGGGCCTGCTTTGCTGGTGTACGCCCTGGTGCTGCTGATCCCGATCGTCTGGTCCATCGGCTACACATTTTTTGAAGGCTCGGCGATTAGCGGCTTTACCTTTGTCGGCTTCGCTAATTTTGTGCGGCTGATGCAGGACCGGCGCTTCTGGAATGCGCTCTGGTTCAGCACTAAATACATGCTCGTCGTCTCCAGCGGACAGGTGCTCCTTGGCCTCCTGCTGGCTCTGCTCTTTCACTTCTACCTCAAGCGTGCCTCGTCGGTGGTGCGGACACTGGTATTCTTTCCGGTCGTCCTGCCAACCGTCGCGGTGGCCGCGATCTTTTCAAAGCTGTTTGCGATTGCGCCGCAGTATGGCATCGTCAACGCCGTGCTGGAGCTGTTTGGCCTCCAGGCCGTATCGTGGCTTGGGCGCGGCACCACGGCGTTCTGGGTGCTTGCGATCATGGATATCTGGCGCGCGATGGGCTTTTACGCCGTGCTGCTGTACGCCGGACTGGTCGATATTCCGGGCGATATTCTCGAAGCGGCCAGCCTGGATGGCGCCAAAGGCTGGCGGCTCGTGCAGTTTATTGTGCTGCCACTGCTCGTCCCGCTGCTGATCTCGTCGCTGATCTTCAGCATGAACGGCACCTTGAAAGTCTTCGATTCCGTGCTCGCTCTCACCAACGGCGGGCCGGGCCAGGCGACAACCCCGCTGACGCTGTACATGTATCGGGCGTCATTCCAAAACAACCAATACGGCTACGGCAGCACCGTCGCCCTGATGCTGACGCTGTACTGTTTACTGGTTTCGCTGCTGGCGTTTCGCTTTGCCCGGCGCGATGTGGCGTAA
- a CDS encoding carbohydrate ABC transporter permease, translating to MATTTSRRLNTTTAVSRRRFKVASILMGGLIGLLLVIEVYPIIWLLLSSIKAPREFNTRPIYALPDGFYWQNYTDAWTRGNMSIYFRNSILVTLPSLFLIILLSVSAAFSIEIMRWKGRNIVLLIFLAGIMIPLQMVLLPLFTIYYRVKLLDNLLALILTYVAFGLPLNVFLFTGFLKPVPREVLESAIVDGATIYQAFFSVVLPMVKNAIVTVALTQFFFIWNDLILSLTFISETELRTLQTGLLSFVGQYGQRQWGPTFAAIAMSVIPVLVLYLALNNLVIKGLTSGAVKG from the coding sequence ATGGCGACCACCACATCACGCAGGCTCAACACGACGACCGCAGTGTCTCGCAGACGCTTCAAGGTCGCTTCGATCCTGATGGGCGGGCTGATCGGGCTGCTGCTGGTGATTGAAGTCTATCCGATCATCTGGCTGCTGCTGTCCTCGATCAAAGCGCCGCGCGAGTTCAATACGCGGCCCATCTATGCGCTGCCCGACGGCTTCTACTGGCAGAACTACACCGATGCCTGGACGCGGGGAAACATGAGCATCTACTTCCGCAACAGCATCCTCGTCACCCTTCCGTCGCTGTTCCTGATTATTCTGCTCAGCGTGAGCGCCGCGTTTTCGATCGAGATTATGCGCTGGAAAGGCCGCAACATCGTGCTGCTGATCTTCCTGGCGGGGATCATGATTCCCCTGCAAATGGTCCTGCTGCCGCTATTCACCATCTACTACCGCGTCAAGCTGCTCGATAATCTCCTCGCCTTGATCCTGACCTATGTCGCCTTCGGTCTGCCATTGAACGTGTTCCTGTTTACCGGCTTTTTGAAGCCCGTGCCGCGCGAAGTACTGGAGTCGGCGATCGTTGACGGCGCGACCATCTATCAAGCTTTTTTCAGCGTGGTGCTGCCGATGGTCAAGAATGCGATCGTCACGGTCGCCCTGACTCAATTTTTCTTCATCTGGAACGATCTGATTCTGTCGCTGACCTTTATCAGCGAAACTGAGCTGCGGACACTTCAGACCGGGCTGTTGAGCTTTGTGGGTCAGTACGGTCAGCGGCAGTGGGGGCCGACCTTCGCCGCGATCGCGATGTCGGTCATTCCCGTGCTAGTGCTGTATCTGGCGCTGAATAATCTCGTGATCAAGGGTCTGACCAGCGGCGCGGTGAAGGGCTGA
- a CDS encoding glycoside hydrolase family 78 protein, protein MTQELPHQNISLRGAAEAAAITEVRFEHRDDALGIGTARPRLSWIVDTETEGWLQAGYELECYGVDGLLREQTGQIASGQSVLVPWPFAPLASRERLHVRARAWSTEGHPSAWSAQFPVEAGLLDPHDWTARFVTPDWDEDTTTPQPAPLLRHEFDIRPGVRHARLYITALGVYEAQLNGVDVGDHVLAPGWTSYDHRLRYQTFDVTTMLREGRNALGALLGDGWLRGRLGFSGGWRNTYGDRLALLAQLEISYADGTSARIVTDERWRAATGPILASELYDGETYDARLERPGWSSAGYDDRDWSAVRPIDRDLATLVAPTGPPVRRIELIAPVGITTSPSGRTLVDFGQNLVGRLRLTVQGSAGQTITLSHAEVLEHGELGTRPLRYAAAIDRYTLRGDGVETWEPRFTFHGFRYADIEGWPGAIDADRLRAVVCHSDLERTGWFECSDPLINRLHENVVWSMRGNFLDLPTDCPQRDERLGWTGDIQVFAPTACFLYDSAGFLESWLQDLASDQHDLDGVVPFVVPNILGATPPAAAWSDAAVIVPWVLYQRYGDAGVLAQQWESMRTWVDVVAGAAGKRRLWDRGFQFGDWLDPAAPPDRPADARTDKSVVATAYFARSAELLGQAAEVLGRTAEAVRYLALAAEVRAAFNNEYVTPNGRVISDSSTAYALALTFALLPGAEQRLHAGARLAALVRDNEYRISTGFVGTPLICDALCSVGETDAAFRLLTERACPSWLYPVTMGATTIWERWDSMLPDGTINPGEMTSFNHYALGAIADWLHRTVGGLAPAAPGYRRLDIRPRPGGGISSARTRHRTPYGIAECAWEIRAGQMTVDVVVPPNTTASVTLPGVATQRFEVRAGTHRWSVPYQALPPLRPPLSLDSTLGEILDDPEAWVVVRATIARHAPELVDQIEARNGIAGNRGLTLRQLLAMRAKIGTLRADLDTALAEMQHDAAPRSDQGSS, encoded by the coding sequence GTGACTCAGGAACTACCTCACCAGAACATATCGTTAAGGGGTGCTGCGGAAGCGGCGGCCATCACCGAGGTGCGGTTTGAGCACCGCGACGATGCGCTTGGGATCGGCACTGCGCGCCCCCGGCTGTCGTGGATCGTTGACACGGAAACCGAGGGCTGGCTTCAGGCCGGCTATGAGCTTGAATGCTACGGTGTCGATGGTCTGCTTCGCGAACAGACCGGGCAGATCGCATCGGGCCAGTCGGTCCTCGTGCCGTGGCCGTTCGCGCCGCTCGCATCCCGTGAGCGGCTCCACGTCCGGGCTCGGGCCTGGAGTACCGAGGGACATCCGTCAGCATGGAGCGCGCAGTTTCCCGTCGAGGCCGGGCTGCTCGATCCCCATGACTGGACCGCACGGTTTGTGACGCCGGACTGGGACGAGGATACGACCACGCCGCAGCCCGCGCCCCTGCTGCGCCATGAGTTCGACATACGACCGGGTGTGAGACACGCCCGGCTCTACATCACCGCGCTCGGCGTGTACGAGGCGCAGCTCAACGGCGTCGACGTCGGCGATCACGTCCTTGCTCCGGGCTGGACCAGCTACGACCATCGGCTGCGCTACCAGACGTTTGACGTAACCACAATGCTGCGCGAAGGCCGCAACGCGCTGGGCGCGCTGCTTGGCGACGGCTGGCTTCGCGGACGGCTCGGCTTCAGCGGCGGGTGGCGCAATACCTACGGCGATCGGCTCGCGCTGCTGGCCCAGCTTGAGATCAGCTATGCCGACGGCACCAGCGCGCGCATCGTCACCGATGAGCGCTGGCGGGCTGCGACCGGCCCCATCCTCGCCAGCGAGCTCTACGACGGCGAGACGTATGACGCCCGCCTGGAGCGGCCCGGCTGGTCGTCTGCGGGCTACGACGACCGCGATTGGAGCGCCGTGCGGCCCATCGACCGCGATCTTGCCACACTCGTGGCGCCGACCGGGCCGCCGGTGCGGCGCATCGAGTTGATCGCGCCGGTCGGCATCACCACGTCGCCATCAGGACGTACGCTCGTCGACTTTGGTCAGAACCTCGTCGGTCGGCTGCGTCTGACGGTCCAGGGCAGCGCCGGGCAGACGATCACCCTGAGCCACGCTGAGGTGCTTGAGCACGGCGAGCTGGGGACGCGCCCGCTTCGGTACGCCGCCGCCATCGACCGCTACACGCTGCGCGGTGATGGTGTGGAAACCTGGGAGCCGCGCTTCACCTTCCACGGCTTCCGCTACGCTGACATCGAGGGCTGGCCTGGGGCGATCGACGCGGATCGTCTTCGTGCGGTCGTGTGCCACTCCGATCTTGAGCGGACCGGCTGGTTCGAGTGCTCCGATCCGCTGATCAACCGGCTGCACGAGAATGTCGTCTGGAGCATGCGCGGCAACTTCCTCGACCTCCCGACCGATTGCCCCCAGCGCGATGAGCGACTCGGCTGGACCGGCGATATTCAGGTGTTTGCGCCTACCGCATGCTTCCTGTACGACAGCGCCGGGTTTCTCGAATCGTGGCTTCAGGATCTGGCTTCTGACCAGCACGATCTCGATGGCGTGGTGCCGTTCGTGGTGCCGAACATTCTGGGAGCAACACCACCCGCTGCGGCGTGGAGCGACGCGGCGGTGATTGTACCCTGGGTGCTCTATCAGCGGTACGGCGACGCGGGCGTGCTGGCGCAGCAGTGGGAGAGCATGCGGACCTGGGTAGACGTTGTGGCCGGAGCGGCGGGCAAGCGACGCTTGTGGGACCGTGGATTCCAGTTCGGCGACTGGCTCGATCCGGCGGCACCACCGGACCGCCCAGCCGATGCCCGCACCGACAAATCGGTTGTCGCCACGGCGTACTTCGCGCGCTCCGCCGAGCTGCTCGGCCAGGCGGCAGAGGTGCTTGGACGCACAGCCGAGGCCGTGCGCTATCTCGCGCTCGCGGCTGAGGTCCGCGCGGCGTTCAACAATGAGTACGTCACGCCCAACGGTCGCGTGATCAGCGATTCCTCGACGGCCTATGCGCTCGCGCTTACGTTCGCCCTGCTCCCTGGCGCCGAGCAGCGGCTTCATGCCGGCGCTCGACTCGCCGCGCTTGTCCGAGACAACGAGTACCGTATCAGCACGGGCTTTGTGGGCACGCCGCTGATCTGCGATGCGCTGTGCAGTGTGGGCGAGACGGACGCGGCGTTCCGGCTGCTGACCGAGCGCGCCTGTCCGTCGTGGCTGTATCCGGTGACGATGGGCGCAACCACGATCTGGGAGCGCTGGGATAGTATGCTCCCGGATGGCACGATTAATCCGGGCGAGATGACCTCGTTCAATCACTACGCGCTCGGCGCTATCGCGGACTGGCTGCACCGCACCGTGGGTGGCCTCGCACCTGCCGCTCCGGGGTATCGTCGCCTCGACATCCGGCCACGTCCGGGCGGTGGCATCTCAAGCGCTCGTACGCGGCATCGAACGCCCTACGGCATCGCCGAATGCGCCTGGGAGATCCGAGCGGGGCAGATGACGGTCGACGTGGTGGTGCCGCCCAACACGACGGCCAGCGTCACGCTGCCAGGTGTCGCTACCCAGCGGTTCGAGGTGAGAGCCGGGACGCACCGCTGGTCAGTGCCGTATCAGGCGTTGCCTCCGCTGCGACCGCCGCTTTCGCTCGACAGCACGCTCGGTGAGATCCTCGACGACCCGGAGGCATGGGTGGTGGTCCGTGCGACGATCGCGCGGCATGCGCCGGAGCTTGTCGACCAGATCGAAGCCCGGAACGGGATAGCGGGAAACCGAGGACTGACGCTGCGCCAGCTCCTTGCGATGCGGGCGAAGATCGGCACGTTGCGCGCCGATCTCGACACCGCGCTGGCGGAGATGCAGCACGACGCAGCACCACGCAGCGATCAAGGGTCGTCATGA
- a CDS encoding aldo/keto reductase, which produces MSALALRPLGGSTLAITRVGIGTAPIGSSPGWSIDWGPQDETDALRAIHTAMDLGINWIDTAPFYGWGRAEQLVGRALRGRRDGMLIFTKCGTLPTRSGAWYENLTPASIRREVEASLRNLQTDYIDLYQLHDPDPTTPIEESWQAMQALIDEGKVRYGGLSNHPVELVERALAVAPVIANQHQYNLLNRAIEQSVLPFSAQHHIGVLAWAPLASGFLVDSFDVHRLSATDFRRRLAYAQPPAYQQLSQLRAMLQRIAQRHGRTLRDLAIAWVLRQPSVTGAIIGIRNAYEARAMVEGIDWDLTNDDLARIEQALAHWRDQS; this is translated from the coding sequence ATGAGCGCCCTTGCCCTGCGACCACTTGGCGGCAGTACCCTTGCGATTACCCGCGTCGGAATCGGCACCGCCCCGATCGGCTCATCGCCCGGCTGGTCCATCGACTGGGGTCCCCAGGATGAGACGGATGCCCTGCGGGCGATTCATACCGCCATGGATCTGGGGATCAACTGGATCGACACCGCTCCCTTTTACGGCTGGGGGCGGGCTGAGCAGCTCGTTGGCCGCGCCCTGCGCGGTCGACGGGACGGCATGCTGATTTTTACGAAATGTGGCACGCTGCCCACGCGGAGCGGCGCATGGTATGAGAATCTCACACCGGCGAGTATACGCCGCGAAGTAGAAGCGAGTCTGCGCAACCTCCAGACCGACTATATCGACCTCTACCAGTTGCACGACCCCGATCCCACCACGCCGATCGAGGAGTCGTGGCAGGCCATGCAAGCGCTGATCGACGAAGGCAAAGTGCGATATGGCGGTTTGTCGAATCACCCCGTGGAGCTTGTGGAGCGCGCCTTAGCCGTCGCGCCCGTGATCGCGAATCAGCATCAGTATAACCTGCTCAACCGCGCCATCGAACAGAGCGTGCTCCCGTTCTCGGCGCAGCATCACATTGGCGTCCTCGCCTGGGCGCCCCTCGCCAGTGGGTTTCTGGTTGACTCGTTTGATGTGCATCGGCTGAGCGCCACTGACTTTCGCCGTCGCCTTGCGTACGCGCAGCCACCCGCCTATCAGCAGCTCAGCCAGCTCCGCGCGATGTTGCAGCGCATCGCCCAGCGCCATGGCCGCACGCTACGCGATCTCGCAATCGCCTGGGTGCTCCGGCAACCGTCAGTGACGGGCGCGATCATTGGCATTCGCAATGCCTACGAAGCGCGCGCGATGGTCGAGGGCATCGATTGGGACTTGACCAACGACGACCTCGCCAGGATTGAGCAGGCGCTCGCACACTGGCGAGATCAGTCATAG